The following coding sequences are from one Malaciobacter pacificus window:
- a CDS encoding EpsG family protein, with protein sequence MPYVLYIYCSLLYFFFLSEKIFIKYNFLLFLFIITFLVSSRYVGLLWDGSDDMASYFLAYEHYTTFETVPAISLFYAKNVDILFAYYSYFLKVWNFNLFQYYFSTILITFIIMYFSYRKILTLKEAIFSVVFYILYIKSFQLQWHILRSSVALPILFMAIYYRSIDETIAKKSLLIYVIGATIHMSSALLLLPLFIFAKNLRTHINFIKYIKIILKILFVSIILFLILTLTDNYVVNKITGSFDTRSFFQINSNIIYLILPLFLMVTYVIVFKKLNLTNYFIYNIILYNLLLIIVGVVIAGGEIFRIVQFTLFLQPIVFLMILQNIKNLSIKIIFSIPIILSLYLGHLYIVNLNQSKFFYKSNQAPINLTVYQTFPLLIEYLENDIQYFNGYRYKEKH encoded by the coding sequence ATGCCATATGTATTATATATTTATTGTTCTCTGTTATATTTTTTTTTCTTGTCTGAAAAAATATTTATAAAATATAATTTTTTATTATTTCTATTTATAATTACTTTTTTGGTTTCAAGTCGATATGTAGGTTTACTGTGGGATGGCTCAGATGATATGGCTTCCTACTTTTTAGCATATGAACATTATACGACCTTTGAAACTGTTCCTGCTATTTCACTATTTTATGCTAAAAATGTTGATATATTATTTGCATATTATTCATATTTTTTGAAAGTATGGAATTTTAATTTATTTCAATACTATTTTTCCACAATTTTAATAACTTTTATAATTATGTATTTTAGTTATAGAAAAATTTTAACCTTAAAAGAAGCAATTTTTTCTGTAGTATTTTATATTTTATATATAAAAAGTTTTCAGTTACAATGGCATATTCTCAGATCATCAGTTGCTCTCCCAATACTTTTCATGGCAATTTACTATAGATCTATTGATGAAACTATAGCAAAAAAATCACTACTTATTTATGTTATTGGTGCGACAATTCATATGTCATCTGCATTATTATTATTACCGCTATTTATTTTTGCAAAAAACTTAAGAACACATATTAACTTTATCAAGTACATTAAGATAATATTAAAAATATTATTTGTCTCAATAATTTTATTTTTAATATTAACATTAACAGATAATTATGTAGTTAATAAAATAACCGGTTCTTTTGATACTCGTTCTTTTTTTCAAATTAATTCAAATATTATTTATTTAATATTACCATTATTTTTAATGGTTACATATGTGATAGTTTTCAAAAAATTAAATTTAACAAATTATTTCATATATAATATTATATTATACAATTTATTACTTATTATAGTAGGTGTAGTAATAGCAGGAGGGGAGATATTTAGAATTGTTCAGTTTACTTTATTTTTACAACCCATTGTATTTTTAATGATATTACAAAATATTAAAAACTTATCGATAAAAATTATATTTTCAATACCAATCATTTTAAGTTTATACCTTGGACATTTATATATTGTAAACCTTAATCAATCTAAATTCTTTTATAAAAGTAATCAAGCCCCAATTAATCTAACAGTATATCAAACCTTCCCCCTTCTTATAGAATATTTAGAAAACGATATTCAATATTTTAATGGATACAGATATAAGGAAAAACATTGA
- a CDS encoding glycosyltransferase family 25 protein, with protein MQDDLLGIYYISLKKDTHRRNKMSKSFNDEFEKMNYIEAVYGKNLTTEEYFNRMNHFFHNTDKLITPGELGCLMSHEKALKSFIDSDYKYALILEDDIIGTEQDIKEIRDIIINLKEEFFFHCGGMDGRKASKYIFGKKIKKNKNIFLLAEFSINHLWRASSYCIDKNTAIKLLNIYKNNIAVADEWNKILPRLKVKSYVASILLHPIELSESNLESDRLLKKDKMTLMKFLTKSVRKIKNILNKKFYKLIGYKNIYND; from the coding sequence ATGCAAGATGATTTATTAGGAATATATTATATTTCATTAAAAAAAGATACTCATAGAAGAAATAAAATGTCAAAATCATTTAATGATGAATTTGAAAAAATGAACTATATAGAAGCAGTTTATGGAAAAAACTTAACTACAGAGGAGTACTTTAATAGAATGAATCATTTTTTTCATAATACTGATAAGTTAATAACTCCTGGTGAGCTTGGTTGTCTTATGAGTCATGAAAAAGCCTTGAAAAGTTTTATAGATTCAGATTACAAATATGCACTTATTCTTGAAGATGATATAATAGGTACTGAACAAGACATAAAAGAGATAAGAGATATTATAATTAATTTAAAAGAAGAATTTTTCTTTCATTGTGGTGGAATGGACGGTAGGAAAGCAAGTAAATATATTTTTGGAAAAAAAATAAAAAAAAATAAAAACATATTTTTATTAGCAGAATTTAGTATTAATCATTTATGGAGGGCATCTTCTTACTGTATTGATAAAAATACAGCTATTAAGTTATTAAATATATACAAGAATAATATTGCTGTTGCAGATGAGTGGAATAAAATTTTACCAAGACTAAAAGTTAAATCTTATGTAGCAAGTATATTGCTTCATCCTATTGAACTTAGTGAGTCCAATCTTGAATCAGATAGATTATTAAAAAAAGACAAGATGACATTGATGAAGTTTTTAACCAAATCAGTTAGGAAAATAAAAAACATTTTAAATAAAAAATTTTATAAATTAATTGGGTACAAAAATATTTATAATGATTAA